DNA sequence from the Halorussus limi genome:
CTCGCCGAGCGTGCCGACCTCCAGCCCCCAGTGGCGCTCGACCCGGAGCGACTCCACGAGGTCGCCGGTCGCGGCGAACTCGCCCGCAAGCGCGTACCGGAACGAGTCGAGGTAGTCCAGCACCGCCGCGTCCGGGTGGGCGTCGGCGAGCGCCCGCACGAGCGGGGCGTAGAACAGCCGACAGAGCCGCCCGTAGAGGGTGCCGTTCTCGACGCGGGCGTAGTAGCCCTTCGAGAACTCGTAACCCGACGCGAGCGGGTAGCACAGGCGCGAGACGTCGCCGGCCTCGTAGGTCTTGGCGTCGGCGTCGTGGACCACGACGTACTCCCGGCGCGCGGCGGCGACCCCGAGCGCCAGCCACACGTCCCGGCCCTTCCCCGCCGCGCCGTTCAGGCCGAAGTCGTCCAGCAGGTCGGTCACGTCCGGCCCGTTGCACCACACCACCGACAGTGGCAGGTCGAACCCGTCGAGCCAGTCCAGAAACGGCGCGACCTTCTCGGGCGGCGCACGCAGGGCGACGACCACCTCGCCGGGCGCGACCGACTCCAGTTCCGAGAGGACGCGCTCGGCGGCGAGTCCGGCGTACTCGCGTTCGGTCATCGGCACGACCACCGCGGCGCGGTCGGTCGGCGCGTCCGGCACGTGGCCCGTCAGGTCGTGCAACGTGGCGACTCGCTCCTGTCCGTACTCCATCGCCCGGAGGTTAGAAAGGAGGGGTTGAAAAGCAACGGGAAGCGGGTCGGGTGGGAACCGTCGCTAATCTCCGCGCGCCACGCTCGGGTCCCGTCCGCCGGTCGGGAGCGAGTCGGTCGCGTAGAGGACGACCAGAACAACCAGCACGGCGACCAGCGCCCCGCCGAACGTCCGGAACACCGTGTCGTAGGCGAACCCCATGTCCACCAGCGTCCCGACGGCCACGCTCCCGGTGGCCTGCACTATCATCATCGACCCGCTGTACACCGAGTAGGCGCTCGCGCGGTTCTCGTCGGGGAGCGAGTCGAGCAGGTAGGTGTCGAGCGCGGGGAAGAGGCTGTGGATGACGTAGCCCAGAATCGCCGTGACGACCGCGAGCGCGACCAGCCCCTGCACCGCGGTCAGCGCGAACAGGCAGGCGATGAACCCGCCCAGAATCGACAGCATCAGCGGGACGTGGGGCAGGCGGTCGGCGAGTCGCCCCGTGACCCAGAAGGCGGGCACGCCCGCGGCGAACACGACCGTCAGGAGCGTGTTGGCGGTCCCGGCGTCGATGCCCTTCGTCGCGGTGACGTACTTGATGTAGAAGTTGAACAGCCCGTTCCACGCGAACCCGGCCATCCCGAGGATGGCGACGCCGCTCACGATGATGGGCCACTGGTTGCGGGCCGCGGCGACGAGCGCGCGGTCCTCCGACCCGGCGGCGGGCATCTCGGTCCGCTTGGCGGTCCAGTAGAAGCCCGCGGTGGCGGCCGCCGCGACGACCGCGACGATGACGAAGACGCCGCGCCACGGGGCGAACGGCACGCTCCCGAAGACGCCGCGCCAGAAGCCGACCGTCAGGACCGCGCCGACGAACAGCGGCGCGGCGACCGCGGCCAGTTGGCTCGCGGTGCCGTGAATCCCGAGCGTCCGGCCGACGCGCTCGGGGTAGAGTTCCGAGATGAG
Encoded proteins:
- a CDS encoding glycosyl transferase family 2 is translated as MEYGQERVATLHDLTGHVPDAPTDRAAVVVPMTEREYAGLAAERVLSELESVAPGEVVVALRAPPEKVAPFLDWLDGFDLPLSVVWCNGPDVTDLLDDFGLNGAAGKGRDVWLALGVAAARREYVVVHDADAKTYEAGDVSRLCYPLASGYEFSKGYYARVENGTLYGRLCRLFYAPLVRALADAHPDAAVLDYLDSFRYALAGEFAATGDLVESLRVERHWGLEVGTLGEAFAHAGFSGTAQVDLGRYEHDHRAVSGPTGLSDMSRHVGLALLRAVESHGVTPEYDSLADRYRETAEEFVEQYAADAGFNGLDYDRGEEREQVDIYAEAIVPPEADRRLPAWRETELTPGEVLEASRRDVSALRGD
- a CDS encoding MFS transporter, whose translation is MVFLVNLGRVVFAPLLEPLSAAFALSASTAGLIATLAWLGSATPRIPTGYLLTRVERHKVVLGTGAVLAGSAAFIAFANSVVMLAVGAFLMGVASGAYFIAANPLISELYPERVGRTLGIHGTASQLAAVAAPLFVGAVLTVGFWRGVFGSVPFAPWRGVFVIVAVVAAAATAGFYWTAKRTEMPAAGSEDRALVAAARNQWPIIVSGVAILGMAGFAWNGLFNFYIKYVTATKGIDAGTANTLLTVVFAAGVPAFWVTGRLADRLPHVPLMLSILGGFIACLFALTAVQGLVALAVVTAILGYVIHSLFPALDTYLLDSLPDENRASAYSVYSGSMMIVQATGSVAVGTLVDMGFAYDTVFRTFGGALVAVLVVLVVLYATDSLPTGGRDPSVARGD